The proteins below are encoded in one region of Microbacterium pygmaeum:
- a CDS encoding FAD-dependent oxidoreductase — MAQSETTLPVILVADEVQAAPAGSVADALHRRYGRDYDIVPAGSDVRDAIDRLATDARTLALFLAADPSPDADGETVFGRARRIFPDARRGLLLGWGTWADAATAERVLELMSRLQIDYYVVRPGGAADEDFHATVTEFLREWRAVAGGRRGAMVIGEEHAPRTHLLRAMLTHQGVAVTVADPASALAVGVLSESGTAYRGVPLVRTVDGRMLVDPDDAEVARSQGLSTELPSDTVDVAIVGAGPAGLAAAVYAASEGLSTLVLEGSALGGQAVSSSLIRNYLGFPRGVSGDDLASRAYQQAWVFGAGFAHSRTVTGLEIGDDFGLAVAPGDLVRARAVVLASGVSYRRLRAPGLRRFVGASVFYGASSVEAKAQQGRSVCVVGGGNSAGQAALHLARYAASVSLLVRGASLAASMSAYLIEQLEALGVQIVPETRVVDASADARDERLASIEVENTATGERRSLACEALFITIGARPHTEWLPPEVLRDQWGYVFTGTSEADEDAPEPWAGRAVPGALESSVPGLFAVGDTRRSSVKRVASAVGEGSVVISAVHRYLGG, encoded by the coding sequence ATGGCTCAGTCCGAAACGACGCTGCCGGTGATCCTGGTGGCGGACGAGGTGCAGGCGGCGCCTGCCGGATCGGTCGCGGACGCGCTGCATCGGCGGTACGGCCGCGACTACGACATCGTGCCCGCGGGTTCCGATGTCCGCGATGCGATCGATCGCCTCGCGACCGACGCGCGGACCCTCGCGCTGTTCCTCGCGGCCGACCCGTCGCCGGACGCCGACGGCGAAACGGTGTTCGGTCGTGCGCGGCGGATCTTCCCGGATGCGCGGCGCGGATTGCTGCTCGGCTGGGGAACGTGGGCGGATGCCGCGACCGCCGAGCGCGTGCTCGAGCTGATGTCGCGGTTGCAGATCGACTATTACGTCGTGCGGCCGGGCGGGGCAGCCGACGAGGACTTCCACGCGACGGTCACGGAGTTCCTGCGGGAGTGGCGCGCGGTGGCGGGTGGTCGCCGCGGCGCGATGGTGATCGGCGAGGAGCACGCGCCGCGGACGCATCTCCTCCGGGCAATGCTCACGCACCAGGGAGTGGCGGTGACCGTCGCGGATCCCGCGTCGGCCCTCGCGGTCGGCGTGCTATCGGAAAGCGGGACCGCCTATCGCGGCGTGCCTCTGGTTCGCACCGTGGACGGCCGGATGCTCGTCGACCCCGACGATGCGGAGGTCGCCCGTTCCCAGGGCCTGAGCACCGAGCTGCCGAGCGACACCGTCGACGTCGCGATCGTCGGAGCCGGCCCGGCGGGTCTCGCGGCCGCGGTCTACGCCGCGTCCGAGGGGCTGTCGACACTCGTGCTGGAGGGTTCGGCGCTCGGCGGCCAGGCCGTGTCGAGCTCGCTGATCCGCAACTACCTGGGGTTCCCTCGTGGTGTCAGCGGTGACGATCTGGCCAGTCGCGCGTATCAGCAGGCGTGGGTGTTCGGTGCGGGCTTCGCCCACTCGCGCACCGTCACCGGGCTCGAGATCGGTGACGACTTCGGGCTTGCGGTTGCGCCCGGCGATCTCGTCCGCGCTCGCGCGGTCGTGCTCGCGAGCGGTGTCTCGTATCGCCGATTGCGGGCACCCGGGCTGCGACGTTTCGTCGGGGCATCCGTCTTCTACGGCGCTTCCTCCGTCGAGGCCAAGGCTCAGCAGGGCAGGTCGGTGTGCGTCGTCGGCGGCGGCAATTCGGCCGGGCAGGCCGCGCTGCATCTGGCCAGGTACGCGGCATCGGTCTCGCTCCTCGTGCGGGGAGCGTCCCTGGCGGCGAGCATGTCGGCGTACCTCATCGAGCAGCTGGAGGCGCTCGGGGTGCAGATCGTGCCGGAGACGCGGGTGGTGGATGCCTCGGCCGACGCGCGGGACGAGCGGCTCGCCAGCATCGAGGTCGAGAACACCGCCACTGGTGAGCGGAGATCGTTGGCGTGCGAGGCCCTGTTCATCACGATCGGCGCACGGCCGCACACCGAATGGCTGCCGCCCGAGGTACTGCGCGATCAGTGGGGGTACGTGTTCACGGGGACCTCCGAGGCGGACGAGGACGCACCGGAACCGTGGGCCGGGCGTGCGGTGCCGGGTGCACTGGAGTCCTCCGTACCCGGGCTGTTCGCAGTGGGCGACACGCGTCGCAGTTCGGTCAAGAGGGTCGCCTCGGCGGTCGGGGAGGGATCGGTCGTGATCTCGGCGGTGCACCGATATCTCGGCGGTTGA
- a CDS encoding LLM class F420-dependent oxidoreductase, giving the protein MSHPIILMEGIRMDFGLHVADFTWRTGPTQLGPALAAHVRNAEAAGIQRITVMDHFWQLPGIGPESHEMLEAYATLGFIAAHTEKALLHTLVTGVIYREPALLAKQVTTLNVLSGGRVGLGIGAAWNEQESAGLGFVFPPVAERFRQLEETIQICLQMWSESEEPYDGAIWQLGRTLNAPQSLTQPHPYLMIGGSGEKKTLRMVAQYADACNIGFSPESARKLEVLRGHCADVGRDYDDIEKTAMIGVNPESTVDSVAATVREIADTGFTATYVFSVGIDEPERVVDLIAGAAAQAQ; this is encoded by the coding sequence ATGTCGCATCCGATCATTCTCATGGAGGGCATCCGCATGGACTTCGGACTGCACGTCGCCGACTTCACCTGGCGCACCGGACCCACCCAGCTCGGGCCGGCCCTCGCCGCGCACGTCCGCAATGCGGAGGCCGCCGGCATCCAGCGCATCACGGTGATGGACCATTTCTGGCAGCTGCCGGGCATCGGTCCGGAGAGCCACGAGATGCTCGAGGCGTACGCGACGCTCGGGTTCATCGCGGCGCACACTGAGAAGGCATTGCTGCACACGCTCGTGACCGGGGTCATCTACCGTGAGCCGGCGCTGCTCGCGAAGCAGGTCACGACGTTGAACGTCCTCTCCGGCGGCCGTGTCGGGCTCGGCATCGGCGCGGCGTGGAACGAGCAGGAGTCGGCCGGTCTCGGGTTTGTGTTCCCGCCGGTGGCCGAGCGGTTCCGCCAGCTCGAGGAGACGATCCAGATCTGCCTGCAGATGTGGTCGGAGTCCGAGGAGCCGTATGACGGCGCGATCTGGCAGCTCGGGCGCACGCTGAATGCGCCGCAGAGTCTGACGCAGCCGCATCCGTATCTGATGATCGGCGGCAGCGGAGAGAAGAAGACGCTGCGCATGGTCGCCCAGTACGCGGATGCCTGCAACATCGGCTTCTCGCCCGAGTCGGCGCGTAAGCTCGAGGTGCTGCGCGGCCACTGCGCGGACGTCGGCCGTGACTACGACGACATCGAGAAGACCGCCATGATCGGCGTGAATCCCGAGTCGACCGTCGACTCGGTCGCGGCGACCGTCCGCGAGATCGCCGACACGGGCTTCACCGCGACCTACGTCTTCTCGGTCGGCATCGATGAGCCTGAGCGGGTCGTGGACCTGATCGCAGGAGCCGCCGCGCAGGCCCAGTGA